The following coding sequences are from one Eptesicus fuscus isolate TK198812 chromosome 7, DD_ASM_mEF_20220401, whole genome shotgun sequence window:
- the UBL3 gene encoding ubiquitin-like protein 3, with protein MSSNVPADMINLRLILVSGKTKEFLFSPNDSASDIAKHVYDNWPMDWEEEQVSSPNILRLIYQGRFLHGNVTLGALKLPFGKTTVMHLVARETLPEPNSQGQRNREKTGESNCCVIL; from the exons ATCAATTTGCGTCTCATCTTGGTAAGCGGAAAGACAAAAGAGTTCCTGTTTTCTCCAAATGACTCTGCTTCTGACATTGCCAAGCATGTGTATGACAACTGGCCAATGG ACTGGGAAGAAGAGCAGGTCAGCAGCCCAAATATTCTACGACTTATTTATCAAGGACGATTTCTACATGGAAATGTCACATTAGGAG CATTAAAACTTCCTTTTGGCAAAACAACAGTGATGCATTTGGTGGCCAGAGAGACATTGCCAGAGCCAAACTCTCAAG GTCAGAGGAATCGTGAGAAGACTGGAGAGAGTAATTGTTGTGTAATCTTGTAA